One part of the Buchnera aphidicola (Ceratovacuna keduensis) genome encodes these proteins:
- the glnS gene encoding glutamine--tRNA ligase produces MKNNNKNINTNFIYKIIEKDMFKNNSLNVKTRFPPEPNGHLHIGHAKSIFINFNISKKYSGKCNLRFDDTNPLKEKKKYINSIKKDIKWLGFKYSKNIKYASNYFEIFYKYAMILIKKGLAYIDKLNKKEIKKYRGNLTKKGKNSPFRNRKIKKNINLFKKMKNGYFEDGSMCLRAKINMKSKIIIMRDPVLYRIIKTKKHHQTKKKWCIYPTYDFAHCISDYIEKITHSICTTEFTDNKILYNWILKNIEVKNKPKQYEFARLNIENNILSKRKIQILIKNNIIKNWSDPRLLTISGLRKRGYTPVSIMNFCNYIGITKKENFIQMSYLEHFIKKDLENKVKRAMAVLNPIKVIIYNLPKNYKKIIKIPNHPKIKKFGTQKIILRKKIYIEKKDFEETSKNKKKLFINGKVKLRYSYFIKAKKIKKNKLNKIEKIYCKYYKKITNKKNKKKKKIAIIHWISIKDSIKTKFKIYKNLFKTKYPEKKKNMIQYIDKNSKKVKIGFSQKDILSKILKNYIQFERIGYFMLNNLKKHKNITFTCITKLKK; encoded by the coding sequence ATGAAAAATAATAATAAAAATATAAATACAAATTTTATATATAAAATAATTGAAAAAGATATGTTTAAAAATAATTCATTAAATGTTAAAACAAGATTTCCTCCAGAACCAAATGGTCATCTTCACATAGGTCATGCAAAATCAATTTTTATAAATTTTAATATATCAAAAAAATATTCAGGAAAATGCAATCTTAGATTTGATGATACAAATCCATTAAAAGAAAAAAAAAAATATATAAATTCAATAAAAAAAGATATAAAATGGTTAGGATTTAAATATAGTAAAAATATAAAATATGCATCTAATTATTTTGAAATATTTTATAAATATGCAATGATATTAATAAAAAAAGGATTAGCATATATAGACAAATTAAATAAAAAAGAAATAAAAAAATATAGAGGAAATTTAACAAAAAAAGGTAAAAATAGTCCATTTAGAAATAGAAAAATTAAAAAAAATATAAATTTATTTAAAAAAATGAAAAATGGATATTTCGAAGATGGAAGTATGTGTTTAAGAGCTAAAATAAATATGAAATCAAAAATAATTATAATGAGAGATCCAGTATTATATAGAATTATAAAAACTAAAAAACATCATCAAACAAAAAAAAAATGGTGTATATATCCTACATATGATTTCGCACATTGTATATCAGATTATATAGAAAAAATAACTCATTCTATTTGTACTACAGAATTTACAGACAATAAAATTTTATATAATTGGATATTAAAAAATATAGAAGTTAAAAATAAACCTAAACAATATGAATTTGCTAGATTAAATATTGAAAATAACATTCTTTCAAAAAGAAAAATACAAATATTAATTAAAAATAATATAATAAAAAATTGGTCAGATCCTAGACTATTAACAATATCTGGATTAAGAAAAAGAGGATATACTCCTGTATCAATAATGAATTTTTGTAATTATATAGGAATAACTAAAAAAGAAAATTTTATACAAATGTCTTATTTAGAACATTTTATAAAAAAAGATTTAGAAAATAAAGTAAAAAGAGCTATGGCTGTATTAAATCCTATAAAAGTTATAATATATAATTTACCAAAAAATTATAAAAAAATAATAAAAATACCAAATCATCCTAAAATAAAAAAATTTGGAACACAAAAAATTATACTTAGGAAAAAAATATATATAGAAAAAAAAGATTTTGAAGAAACATCAAAAAATAAAAAAAAACTTTTTATAAATGGAAAAGTAAAATTAAGATATTCATATTTTATAAAAGCAAAAAAAATAAAAAAAAATAAATTAAATAAAATAGAAAAAATTTATTGTAAATATTACAAAAAAATAACTAATAAAAAAAATAAAAAAAAAAAAAAAATTGCAATAATACATTGGATATCTATAAAAGATTCTATTAAAACAAAATTTAAAATATATAAAAATTTATTTAAAACTAAATATCCTGAAAAGAAAAAAAATATGATACAATATATAGATAAAAATTCAAAAAAAGTTAAAATAGGTTTTTCACAAAAAGATATATTATCTAAAATTTTAAAAAATTATATACAATTTGAAAGAATAGGATATTTTATGTTAAACAATTTAAAAAAACATAAAAATATTACTTTTACATGTATAACAAAATTAAAAAAATAA
- the rpiA gene encoding ribose-5-phosphate isomerase RpiA has translation MNIKKLKKMSSIAALKYITKDSILGIGTGSTVITFIKQLKKVSNFIRGVVSSSKISSFYLKKYNIKIFDSREIDNIEIYIDGTDEINDNMQMIKGGGGALTGEKILAGMSKTFVCIADFTKKVSILGKNNPVPIEIISISYSFVKKKIIELGGYPVLRKNFFTDYNNIIIDVYNLFLKDPVKIEKKINNIPGVVTVGIFSIRKADVALISHKNKIEEIKK, from the coding sequence ATGAATATAAAAAAATTAAAAAAGATGTCTTCTATTGCTGCATTAAAATATATTACTAAAGATTCTATTTTAGGAATAGGGACAGGTAGTACTGTTATAACTTTTATAAAGCAATTAAAAAAAGTTTCTAATTTTATAAGAGGTGTTGTTTCTAGTTCTAAAATTTCTAGTTTTTATTTAAAAAAATATAATATAAAAATATTTGATTCTAGAGAAATAGATAATATAGAAATTTATATAGATGGCACTGATGAAATAAATGATAATATGCAAATGATAAAAGGAGGAGGAGGAGCTCTTACAGGAGAAAAAATTTTAGCAGGTATGTCAAAAACTTTTGTTTGTATAGCGGATTTTACTAAAAAAGTAAGTATTTTAGGAAAAAATAATCCAGTTCCTATAGAAATTATTTCTATTTCTTATTCTTTTGTAAAAAAAAAAATAATTGAGTTGGGTGGTTATCCAGTATTAAGAAAAAATTTTTTTACTGATTATAATAATATTATTATAGACGTATATAACCTTTTTTTAAAAGATCCTGTAAAAATAGAAAAAAAAATTAATAATATACCCGGAGTGGTTACTGTAGGAATATTTTCTATTAGAAAAGCAGATGTTGCTTTAATTTC
- a CDS encoding 5'-3' exonuclease yields MKNKTFIIDGTYYMYKYYFAIPMLRNNFGKPTNIIYGFINMINIIYKKYNPNNIIFVFDSKKKNFRKKIFKKYKKNRSIMPKEIIDQIKPLNFLIKNLGIPIVSIPLIEADDTIGILSKIENKKKNYVFILTNDKDIYQIINSKTFILENFYKIIGKNEVKEKYKIFPKNIPDYLSLVGDKSDNIPGVPCIGKKTAQILIKKYKNLKNIYKNIEEIKYLNIKNKIKIIKNLKEKKKETIFSLKLTRLNLNFKIKNKLKNLKLKNPNIKKLNIFFKENNFKNKIIFKNITF; encoded by the coding sequence ATGAAAAATAAAACTTTTATAATAGATGGCACCTATTATATGTATAAATATTATTTTGCAATACCAATGTTAAGAAACAATTTTGGAAAACCAACAAATATAATATATGGATTTATTAACATGATAAATATAATTTATAAAAAATATAATCCAAATAATATAATATTTGTATTTGATTCTAAAAAAAAAAATTTTAGAAAAAAAATATTTAAAAAATATAAAAAAAATAGATCTATTATGCCAAAAGAAATTATAGATCAAATAAAACCATTAAACTTTTTAATAAAAAATTTAGGAATACCTATAGTAAGTATACCATTAATAGAAGCAGATGATACAATTGGAATATTATCAAAAATAGAAAACAAAAAAAAAAATTATGTATTTATATTAACTAATGACAAAGACATATATCAAATAATAAATTCAAAAACATTTATTTTAGAAAATTTCTATAAAATAATAGGAAAAAATGAAGTAAAAGAAAAATACAAAATATTTCCAAAAAATATACCAGATTATTTATCATTAGTAGGAGATAAATCTGATAATATACCTGGAGTTCCATGTATAGGAAAAAAAACAGCACAAATACTTATAAAAAAATATAAAAATTTAAAAAATATATATAAAAATATAGAAGAAATAAAATATTTAAATATAAAAAACAAAATAAAAATAATAAAAAATTTAAAAGAAAAAAAAAAAGAAACAATATTTTCATTAAAACTTACTAGATTAAATTTAAATTTTAAAATAAAAAATAAACTTAAAAATTTAAAATTAAAAAATCCAAATATAAAAAAATTAAATATATTTTTTAAAGAAAACAATTTTAAAAATAAAATAATATTTAAAAATATAACTTTTTAA
- the eno gene encoding phosphopyruvate hydratase has protein sequence MSKIKKIFAREIIDSRGYPTIESEVYLEDGSFGKSSVPSGASTGSKEALELRDNDKKYFFGNGVLTAVKNVNNIISKILKNKNAKEQEKIDEIMIKEDGTKNKSNLGSNSILSVSLAIAKAYSKYKKINLYEYIYKLSDQKEKIIVPRPMINIINGGKHSNNNLDIQEFMIQPSKNISIKKSIRMGCEVFHSLYNILKKNNISVSVGDEGGFAPNLKNNEESFKLIEKSIKNTKYKLGKDINIAIDCAGSELYNKFTKKYEIKSEKKFLNYKEFTKYLKKMSEKYFIKSIEDGLEENDWKGFIYQTKKIGNDIQIVGDDLFVTNPLILKKGILKKAANAILIKLNQIGTLTETLKTINLAKKHKYNTIISHRSGETEDTFISDLSIGTISGQIKTGSMSRSERTCKYNRLIRIEEQLIKQNYKIKI, from the coding sequence ATGTCAAAAATAAAAAAAATATTTGCAAGAGAAATAATAGATTCTAGAGGATATCCTACAATAGAATCTGAAGTATATTTAGAAGATGGATCTTTTGGAAAATCAAGTGTTCCATCAGGAGCTTCTACAGGATCTAAAGAAGCATTAGAACTAAGAGATAACGATAAAAAATATTTTTTTGGAAACGGAGTATTAACAGCAGTTAAAAATGTTAATAATATAATATCAAAAATATTAAAAAATAAAAATGCAAAAGAACAAGAAAAAATTGATGAAATAATGATAAAAGAAGATGGTACAAAAAATAAATCTAATTTAGGATCAAATTCAATACTTTCTGTATCATTAGCTATAGCAAAAGCATACTCAAAATATAAAAAAATTAATTTATATGAATATATATATAAATTATCTGATCAAAAAGAAAAAATAATAGTTCCAAGACCTATGATAAATATAATAAATGGTGGAAAACATTCTAATAATAATTTAGATATACAAGAATTTATGATACAACCTTCAAAAAATATATCAATAAAAAAATCTATAAGAATGGGATGTGAAGTTTTTCATTCACTATACAATATATTAAAAAAAAATAATATTAGTGTATCAGTAGGAGATGAAGGAGGTTTTGCGCCAAACTTGAAAAATAATGAAGAATCTTTTAAATTAATAGAAAAATCAATTAAAAATACAAAATATAAATTAGGAAAAGACATAAATATTGCTATAGATTGTGCTGGTTCAGAATTATACAACAAATTTACAAAAAAATATGAAATAAAAAGTGAAAAAAAATTTTTAAATTATAAAGAATTTACAAAATATTTAAAAAAAATGTCTGAGAAATATTTTATAAAATCTATAGAAGATGGATTAGAAGAAAATGACTGGAAAGGTTTTATATATCAAACAAAAAAAATTGGAAATGATATACAAATAGTTGGAGATGACTTGTTTGTAACTAATCCATTAATATTAAAAAAAGGAATTTTAAAAAAAGCTGCTAATGCCATTTTAATAAAATTAAATCAAATAGGAACTTTAACAGAAACATTAAAAACTATTAACTTAGCAAAAAAACATAAATATAACACAATTATTTCTCATAGATCTGGAGAAACAGAAGATACTTTTATATCTGATCTATCTATAGGGACTATATCAGGACAAATAAAAACAGGGTCTATGTCTAGATCAGAAAGAACTTGTAAATATAATAGATTAATTAGAATAGAAGAACAATTAATAAAACAAAACTATAAAATTAAGATATAA